One Sphingomonas sp. LHG3406-1 genomic window carries:
- a CDS encoding O-antigen ligase, translated as MSQKLRHAIVPAFLFCCLLLGGSPQGFWRYFALQLGGLLLIGWALVSTRKSHPTLAAKQLLWLGLLWFGLVLVQLVPLPPGLWSSLPGREPLVSGFVLRGEALPWLPLSMTPATTLDILPMMAVPLGMVVGVVLLGAYRARWCIVALALGTVLSVLLGALQLSQGGPYLYPHSNTGVATGLFANGNHQATLLLASIPFLAALIGRERRGRKKGSSAVPLKVIAGGTLVLVLLGVALNGSLAALGLLAPVLLASVGIALPKLRRGARIAAGAGLALLAAGALGLATFTDAGGSNSSIASRSEIYGHTLAAIGDSFPVGIGLGAFASYYRLYEDPAAVTSVFINHAHSDPLEWLLETGLIGGILLVLLLGWWAVQALRLWRAEQRDLVALAATVASAAILAHSLVDYPLRDAAIQAVFALCLAFMAEPRSHAQRSGERTRGQRPPRHLTLDDEAEVSG; from the coding sequence GTGAGCCAGAAGCTCCGCCACGCCATCGTGCCTGCCTTCCTCTTCTGCTGCCTGCTCCTCGGCGGTAGTCCGCAGGGGTTCTGGCGCTATTTCGCGCTCCAGCTCGGCGGCCTGCTGCTGATCGGCTGGGCGCTGGTCTCGACGCGGAAGAGCCATCCGACGCTGGCGGCGAAGCAATTGCTTTGGCTCGGCCTGCTCTGGTTCGGACTGGTGCTGGTGCAGCTGGTCCCACTTCCGCCCGGACTGTGGAGCAGCCTGCCTGGCCGCGAGCCGCTGGTGTCGGGCTTCGTTCTGAGGGGCGAGGCGCTGCCGTGGCTGCCGCTGTCGATGACCCCTGCGACCACGCTCGACATCCTGCCCATGATGGCCGTCCCGCTCGGCATGGTCGTCGGCGTCGTGCTGCTGGGCGCCTACCGGGCGCGCTGGTGCATCGTCGCGCTGGCGCTGGGTACCGTGCTGTCGGTGTTGCTCGGGGCGCTGCAGCTGAGCCAGGGCGGGCCCTACCTCTACCCGCATAGCAACACCGGCGTCGCGACGGGGCTGTTCGCCAACGGCAACCACCAGGCGACCCTGCTGCTCGCGTCCATTCCGTTCCTTGCGGCGCTGATCGGGCGCGAGCGGCGCGGCCGCAAGAAGGGCTCGAGCGCCGTGCCATTGAAAGTGATCGCGGGCGGCACGCTGGTGTTGGTTCTGCTGGGCGTGGCGCTGAATGGTTCGCTTGCTGCGCTCGGGCTGCTGGCGCCGGTGCTGCTGGCGAGCGTAGGCATCGCGCTCCCCAAGCTGCGCCGGGGTGCGCGGATCGCGGCGGGGGCAGGTCTTGCGCTACTGGCCGCCGGAGCGCTCGGGCTCGCGACTTTCACCGACGCTGGCGGGAGCAACAGCTCGATCGCCAGCCGGTCGGAGATCTACGGCCATACGCTGGCGGCGATCGGCGACAGTTTCCCCGTCGGCATCGGCCTCGGCGCCTTCGCGAGCTATTACCGGCTCTACGAGGATCCGGCGGCGGTCACGTCGGTGTTCATCAACCATGCGCACAGTGATCCGCTCGAGTGGTTGCTGGAGACAGGACTTATCGGCGGGATCCTGCTTGTGCTGCTGCTGGGCTGGTGGGCGGTGCAGGCGCTGCGGCTGTGGCGGGCCGAGCAGCGGGATCTCGTAGCGCTGGCCGCGACTGTCGCGTCGGCCGCTATCCTCGCCCACAGCCTCGTCGATTATCCGCTGCGCGATGCGGCGATCCAGGCGGTCTTCGCCCTCTGCCTCGCCTTCATGGCCGAGCCGCGGAGCCATGCCCAGCGATCGGGTGAGCGCACGCGGGGACAACGACCGCCCCGGCACCTGACGCTCGACGACGAGGCGGAGGTCAGCGGATGA
- a CDS encoding nucleotidyltransferase family protein — MEPMLSLVAACCRPRLDAADLDLLRPQLSAADGAHLLLVARRHRVEGLVWRTLERAEIVPVGAERLGWDARRIAMDGLRMAAESGRIHRAFATSSLPHLFIKGQTLGTLAWCDPFLKRQLDIDLLVMPEAIAKAAALLGRLGYVQEVPEPSVDPADWHRSRKESLWRSDDGILLDLHSRVADNRKLLPSVTAAVSPRMVEIASGIVLPTLPERLLLPYLAVHGASSAWFRLKWIADFAALAARTEPEKLAAQVEQAPRLGAGRTMAAAMVLGNRLLGLPLPESLDVDGGTRRLVALSMRALADEREPTDRPLGTLPIHFAQLVMIPGSHYLMSESLRQVGGLFIR; from the coding sequence ATGGAGCCCATGCTCAGCCTTGTCGCCGCCTGCTGCCGCCCGCGGCTGGATGCCGCCGATCTCGACCTGCTGCGTCCGCAGCTTTCCGCCGCTGATGGTGCGCACCTGCTGCTGGTCGCCCGCCGGCACCGGGTGGAGGGCCTCGTCTGGCGCACCCTCGAGCGGGCCGAAATCGTGCCCGTCGGCGCCGAACGGCTCGGCTGGGACGCCCGCAGGATCGCGATGGACGGGCTGCGGATGGCAGCGGAAAGCGGGCGCATCCACCGCGCCTTCGCGACATCCTCGCTGCCGCACCTGTTCATCAAGGGACAGACGCTCGGCACGCTCGCCTGGTGCGACCCGTTCCTCAAGCGGCAGCTCGACATCGACCTTCTGGTCATGCCCGAAGCGATCGCCAAGGCGGCCGCTCTGCTCGGCCGGCTCGGCTATGTGCAGGAGGTGCCCGAGCCGTCGGTCGATCCGGCCGACTGGCACCGCAGCCGCAAGGAAAGCCTGTGGCGCAGCGACGACGGCATCTTGCTCGATCTCCACAGCCGCGTCGCCGACAATCGCAAGCTGCTCCCGAGCGTCACCGCAGCGGTCAGCCCGCGCATGGTCGAGATCGCCAGCGGCATCGTTCTGCCTACCCTGCCCGAGCGGCTGCTCCTCCCCTATCTTGCGGTCCATGGCGCTTCGAGCGCGTGGTTCCGGCTCAAGTGGATCGCCGATTTCGCGGCACTGGCGGCCCGGACCGAACCCGAAAAGCTCGCCGCGCAGGTGGAGCAGGCGCCGCGGCTCGGCGCCGGTCGGACGATGGCGGCTGCGATGGTCCTTGGCAACCGCCTCCTCGGGCTGCCGCTCCCCGAATCGCTCGACGTCGATGGCGGAACGCGGCGCCTCGTGGCGCTGTCGATGCGGGCGCTTGCCGACGAAAGGGAGCCGACCGACCGGCCGCTCGGGACCCTGCCGATCCATTTCGCCCAGCTGGTGATGATCCCGGGCTCCCATTATCTGATGAGCGAAAGCCTGCGCCAGGTCGGCGGCCTGTTCATCCGCTGA
- a CDS encoding lasso peptide biosynthesis B2 protein yields the protein MGGLTSVARLPWPARRLAIEALSLLPRAALSIKRRPFLATVGFGAVPIGAAREVDVALLGRIVAAVARRLPFRAMCFEQGLTVQRMLRRRGLPAVLHYGIDPADGMRAHVWVSLDGRIVHGGETAEEFTEVGCWG from the coding sequence ATGGGCGGCCTGACGAGCGTCGCCCGCCTGCCGTGGCCGGCGCGGCGGCTGGCGATCGAGGCGCTGTCGCTGCTCCCGCGCGCGGCCCTGTCGATCAAGCGGCGGCCCTTCCTGGCGACGGTCGGCTTTGGCGCGGTGCCGATTGGCGCAGCACGGGAGGTAGATGTCGCGTTGCTTGGCAGAATCGTTGCGGCAGTCGCCCGCCGCTTGCCGTTCCGTGCCATGTGCTTCGAGCAGGGGCTGACGGTGCAACGCATGCTCCGCCGGCGCGGACTGCCGGCGGTGCTCCATTACGGCATCGATCCCGCCGACGGGATGCGCGCCCACGTCTGGGTGTCGCTCGATGGCAGGATCGTCCACGGCGGCGAAACCGCGGAAGAGTTCACCGAAGTCGGGTGCTGGGGATGA